A portion of the Anthonomus grandis grandis chromosome 7, icAntGran1.3, whole genome shotgun sequence genome contains these proteins:
- the LOC126738684 gene encoding uncharacterized protein LOC126738684 isoform X1 translates to MPIYTKEEYTDMACDAARRNAREAQRIYQEMHPHRRLPHHETFSTTYRRLRDTGSVHFQEPRINVREQNLAVDERILQAFEENPNTSIRAVARALNLTIWKVWSVLRAVFCLILLVLQKVILPGKWNSVGF, encoded by the exons atgccTATTTACACTAAGGAAGAGTACACTGACATGGCGTGTGATGCCGCCCGCAGAAATGCTCGTGAAGCCCAAAGGATTTATCAGGAGATGCATCCTCATCGAAGATTACCTCACCACGAGACCTTTTCGACGACGTATCGTCGCTTGAGGGACACCGGAAGCGTACATTTTCAAGAGCCACGTATTAATGTCAGAGAGCAAAATCTTGCAGTTGATGAACGGATACTTCAAGCCTTCGAAGAAAATCCTAACACAAGTATTCGTGCTGTGGCGCGCGCTCTTAACCTAACCATTTGGAAAGTGTGGTCAGTTCTTCGAGCCGTCTTCTGTCTGATTCTCTTA GTCTTGCAGAAGGTGATCCTGCCAGGCAAATGGAATTCTGTCGGTTTTTAA
- the LOC126738684 gene encoding uncharacterized protein LOC126738684 isoform X2: protein MACDAARRNAREAQRIYQEMHPHRRLPHHETFSTTYRRLRDTGSVHFQEPRINVREQNLAVDERILQAFEENPNTSIRAVARALNLTIWKVWSVLRAVFCLILLVLQKVILPGKWNSVGF from the exons ATGGCGTGTGATGCCGCCCGCAGAAATGCTCGTGAAGCCCAAAGGATTTATCAGGAGATGCATCCTCATCGAAGATTACCTCACCACGAGACCTTTTCGACGACGTATCGTCGCTTGAGGGACACCGGAAGCGTACATTTTCAAGAGCCACGTATTAATGTCAGAGAGCAAAATCTTGCAGTTGATGAACGGATACTTCAAGCCTTCGAAGAAAATCCTAACACAAGTATTCGTGCTGTGGCGCGCGCTCTTAACCTAACCATTTGGAAAGTGTGGTCAGTTCTTCGAGCCGTCTTCTGTCTGATTCTCTTA GTCTTGCAGAAGGTGATCCTGCCAGGCAAATGGAATTCTGTCGGTTTTTAA